One Methanocaldococcus infernus ME DNA segment encodes these proteins:
- a CDS encoding YraN family protein, translating into MRKGKKKEGRAANYLKEKGYKIIGRNVIKRINQHKKAEYDIIAKRGNYKYAVEVKSGRQVLTTSDIIKLHKKANNIKAKPLLITGSKVKLTEKAKKELKRRKIRWEII; encoded by the coding sequence ATGAGAAAAGGAAAGAAGAAGGAAGGAAGAGCTGCTAACTACCTAAAAGAGAAGGGTTATAAAATAATTGGCAGAAATGTAATTAAAAGAATAAATCAGCATAAAAAAGCTGAATATGATATTATTGCTAAGAGAGGCAACTATAAATATGCTGTTGAAGTTAAAAGTGGAAGGCAAGTTTTAACAACCTCTGACATTATTAAGCTACATAAGAAGGCTAACAATATTAAAGCTAAGCCTCTACTAATAACAGGGAGTAAGGTTAAGCTGACAGAGAAGGCTAAGAAGGAATTAAAAAGAAGAAAGATTAGGTGGGAAATTATATAA
- a CDS encoding Sjogren's syndrome/scleroderma autoantigen 1 family protein, with translation MEKNIKVVSAELLKGAKMLSKHCKNCGFPLFEKNGVIYCPICSKNKEKEEKKFTSVPENGYKKIIDSKINYLFNKLKNEDDVHNIREICETILILMKLKSMR, from the coding sequence ATGGAGAAAAATATTAAAGTGGTGTCAGCTGAGTTATTAAAAGGGGCTAAGATGTTGTCTAAACACTGTAAAAATTGTGGATTTCCATTATTTGAGAAGAATGGTGTGATATATTGCCCAATTTGCAGTAAAAATAAAGAAAAAGAGGAGAAGAAATTTACAAGTGTCCCTGAGAATGGATATAAAAAGATTATTGACAGTAAAATAAACTATTTATTTAACAAGTTAAAGAATGAAGATGATGTCCATAACATAAGAGAGATCTGTGAAACCATCTTAATATTGATGAAGCTAAAAAGTATGAGGTGA
- a CDS encoding metal-sulfur cluster assembly factor translates to MVNKEKVLEALKKVSDPHMGLNIVDMGLVKDLEVDEEGNVKFKIIPTNPMCMSALHMAVQAKEEVKKLEGVKKVDVKIEGHVMEDELNKILND, encoded by the coding sequence TTGGTTAATAAGGAGAAAGTTTTAGAAGCTTTAAAAAAGGTTTCTGATCCACACATGGGGCTTAACATAGTTGATATGGGATTAGTTAAAGATTTAGAAGTTGATGAAGAAGGAAATGTTAAATTTAAAATAATCCCAACAAATCCTATGTGTATGAGTGCTTTACACATGGCTGTACAGGCAAAAGAAGAGGTTAAGAAATTAGAGGGGGTTAAAAAGGTTGATGTGAAAATAGAAGGGCATGTTATGGAAGATGAGCTAAATAAGATTTTAAATGACTAA
- a CDS encoding DNA-directed DNA polymerase II large subunit, whose amino-acid sequence MHVACSETMRKYFESIVKEVNKIYRIAEICRQKGLDPVDHVEIYLAKDMADRVEGLVGPKGVAERIRELVKEHGKEIAALKIAEEIIEGKFGDFDKEKRAEQAVRTALAVLTEGIVAAPLEGIADVKIKKNFDGTEYLAIYYAGPIRSAGGTAQALSVLVGDFVRKALGLDKYKPTEDEIERYVEEVELYQSEVGSFQYSPTADEIRKAIRNIPIEITGEATDDVEVSGHRDLKRVETNQLRGGALLVLVEGVLLKAPKILKYIDKLKIEGWDWLNDFVNKGKEEEKEEEEEIEEEELEEDLKYWRDVKIEANKKYISEVIAGRPVFSHPSKVGGFRLRYGRSRNTGFATQGFHPALMYLVDEFMAIGTQLKTERPGKATCVVPVDSIEGPIVRLKNGDVLRVESVEEAIKIRDQVDKILFLGDVLVNYGDFLENNHPLLPSCWCEEWLERILEKENIEYSKEFIKNPKPEEAVEFAIKTRTPLHPRFTYRWHDISKEDVLKLREWLLSGSEIKNEWVVNLNNEGKRILELIGCPHKVREKKVIIEEYYPLLYSLGYDVKEKRDLVENLEEKVKEAKNALHLINLLAPFEVRRNTYVYVGARMGRPEKAAPRKMKPPVSGLFPIGNAGGSVRLINKAVEENKSDDVEVSYTICPNCGKISLYRTCPFCGTKVELDKFGRVRINLKDYWYSALKRLNVRPRDVKCIKGMTSKKKIVEPLEKAILRSMHEVYVFKDGTARFDCTDVPITHFKPREINVSVEKLRELGYEKDIHGNPLVGEDQVIELKPQDIILPEECAEYFIKVANFIDDLLEKFYGVERYYNVKSKEDLIGHLVIGMAPHTSAGMVGRIIGYCKANVGYAHPYFHAAKRRNCFTEDTEVLVNINGEVKRITIKELYEMFENERFEKGVWVRDKPKLDIKVYSFDPENKKVVLTDIVDVIKANSPEHLIKIELEEGKSFTVTPDHWVLVYDGGNIIKKRAFEVKEGDLFISPDLKRDLKKFELLKVKKIEYIKSSKPFVYCLNAKNYHNVIVNDYILLAQCDGDEDAIFLLLDAFLNFSKLFLPDKRGGQMDAPLVLTTILDPKEVDGEVHNMDVMWKYPLEFYEKTLEMVSPKEIKDIMEIVEDRLGKPEQYENLGYTHETSSIDLGPKVCSYKTLNTMLDKTTSQLKVAKKIRAVDERDVAEKVIQSHFIPDLIGNLRAFSRQAVRCKCGAKYRRIPLKGVCTKCGSNLILTVSKGAVEKYMDVAEKMAEEYNVSEYLKQRLKLIREGINSLFENDKSKQVKLSDFFKV is encoded by the coding sequence ATGCATGTTGCATGCTCTGAAACAATGAGGAAATATTTTGAAAGTATTGTTAAAGAAGTTAATAAAATTTACAGAATAGCAGAAATTTGTAGACAGAAGGGTTTAGATCCAGTAGACCATGTTGAAATTTACTTAGCTAAAGACATGGCTGATAGAGTTGAGGGATTAGTTGGACCTAAAGGAGTTGCTGAGAGAATTAGGGAGTTGGTTAAAGAGCATGGGAAGGAGATAGCTGCTTTAAAGATAGCTGAGGAAATTATAGAGGGAAAATTTGGAGACTTTGATAAAGAAAAGAGAGCTGAACAGGCAGTAAGAACAGCCTTAGCAGTCTTAACAGAGGGAATTGTTGCTGCTCCTTTGGAGGGAATAGCTGATGTTAAGATAAAGAAAAACTTTGATGGCACTGAATACTTAGCTATTTACTATGCAGGACCTATAAGAAGTGCTGGAGGGACAGCTCAGGCTTTGTCTGTCTTAGTAGGAGACTTTGTTAGAAAGGCTTTAGGTTTAGATAAGTATAAGCCAACTGAAGATGAGATAGAGAGATATGTGGAAGAAGTTGAACTCTACCAGTCTGAAGTAGGTTCTTTCCAATACTCACCAACAGCTGATGAGATTAGGAAAGCTATAAGGAATATTCCAATAGAGATAACTGGAGAAGCTACTGATGATGTTGAAGTCTCTGGGCATAGGGATTTAAAGAGAGTTGAAACCAACCAACTGAGAGGAGGAGCTCTCTTAGTTTTGGTTGAAGGAGTTCTATTAAAGGCTCCAAAGATATTAAAATATATTGATAAGTTAAAAATAGAGGGCTGGGATTGGCTAAATGACTTTGTTAATAAAGGAAAGGAAGAGGAGAAGGAGGAAGAAGAGGAGATAGAGGAGGAAGAGTTGGAAGAGGACTTAAAATATTGGAGAGATGTAAAGATAGAAGCTAACAAAAAGTATATTAGTGAAGTCATTGCTGGGAGGCCAGTCTTTTCCCACCCTTCCAAGGTTGGAGGATTTAGGTTAAGGTATGGTAGAAGTAGAAATACTGGCTTTGCCACTCAAGGGTTTCATCCTGCTTTAATGTACTTAGTTGATGAATTTATGGCTATTGGAACTCAGCTAAAAACTGAGAGACCTGGAAAGGCCACTTGTGTAGTGCCTGTTGATAGCATAGAGGGACCAATAGTCAGATTAAAGAATGGAGATGTGTTAAGGGTTGAGAGTGTTGAAGAAGCTATAAAAATTAGGGATCAAGTTGATAAGATCCTCTTCTTGGGAGATGTGTTAGTTAATTATGGAGACTTCTTAGAAAATAACCATCCTCTACTTCCAAGCTGTTGGTGTGAGGAGTGGCTTGAAAGAATATTAGAGAAGGAAAATATTGAGTATAGTAAAGAGTTTATAAAGAACCCTAAGCCAGAGGAAGCTGTTGAATTTGCCATAAAAACAAGAACTCCACTACATCCAAGGTTCACCTATAGATGGCATGACATCAGTAAAGAAGATGTTCTAAAGTTAAGAGAGTGGTTATTAAGTGGAAGTGAAATTAAAAATGAGTGGGTAGTTAATTTAAATAATGAAGGAAAAAGAATTTTAGAGTTAATAGGATGTCCTCACAAGGTTAGAGAGAAGAAAGTAATTATTGAGGAATACTATCCCCTACTCTACTCCTTAGGCTATGATGTAAAGGAGAAGAGAGATTTAGTAGAGAACTTAGAGGAGAAGGTTAAAGAGGCTAAGAATGCTTTACACTTAATTAACCTTTTAGCTCCTTTTGAGGTTAGAAGAAACACCTATGTTTATGTTGGGGCAAGGATGGGAAGGCCTGAAAAGGCAGCTCCAAGGAAGATGAAGCCACCAGTCTCTGGCTTATTCCCTATAGGAAATGCTGGAGGCTCTGTAAGGCTCATTAATAAAGCTGTTGAAGAAAATAAAAGTGATGATGTTGAAGTTTCCTATACAATCTGCCCAAACTGTGGGAAAATCTCTTTATATAGAACTTGTCCATTCTGTGGGACAAAGGTTGAGCTTGATAAATTTGGTAGAGTTAGAATTAACTTAAAGGATTATTGGTACTCAGCTCTAAAAAGGTTGAATGTTAGGCCAAGGGATGTTAAGTGTATTAAGGGAATGACATCAAAGAAGAAGATAGTTGAGCCCTTAGAAAAGGCTATTTTAAGATCTATGCATGAAGTATATGTCTTCAAGGATGGGACTGCAAGGTTTGACTGCACTGATGTCCCAATAACTCATTTTAAGCCAAGGGAGATAAATGTTAGTGTTGAGAAGTTGAGAGAATTAGGTTATGAGAAAGATATTCATGGAAATCCTTTAGTTGGTGAAGACCAAGTTATTGAGCTTAAGCCTCAAGATATTATACTACCAGAGGAGTGTGCAGAATACTTTATTAAAGTGGCAAACTTCATAGATGATCTCTTAGAAAAGTTCTATGGTGTGGAGAGATATTACAATGTCAAGAGTAAAGAGGATTTAATTGGACACTTAGTTATTGGAATGGCTCCACACACCTCTGCAGGGATGGTTGGTAGAATTATTGGCTATTGTAAAGCAAATGTAGGCTACGCTCATCCTTACTTCCATGCAGCTAAGAGGAGAAATTGCTTCACTGAAGATACTGAAGTATTAGTTAACATTAATGGAGAAGTTAAAAGAATAACCATTAAAGAGCTTTATGAGATGTTTGAAAATGAAAGATTTGAAAAGGGAGTTTGGGTTAGGGATAAGCCTAAGTTAGATATAAAGGTGTATTCCTTTGACCCTGAGAATAAGAAGGTTGTTTTAACTGACATTGTTGATGTTATTAAGGCTAACTCTCCAGAGCATTTAATTAAGATTGAGCTTGAAGAAGGAAAGAGCTTTACAGTCACTCCTGATCACTGGGTTTTGGTGTATGATGGAGGAAATATTATTAAAAAGAGAGCCTTTGAAGTTAAAGAGGGAGATTTATTTATTTCACCAGACTTAAAAAGAGACTTAAAAAAGTTTGAATTACTTAAAGTTAAAAAAATTGAATATATTAAATCTTCTAAGCCATTTGTTTATTGTTTGAATGCTAAGAACTATCACAATGTAATAGTAAATGATTATATATTATTGGCTCAATGTGATGGAGATGAAGATGCTATCTTCTTGCTCTTAGACGCCTTCTTAAACTTCTCTAAGCTCTTTCTCCCAGATAAAAGAGGAGGGCAGATGGATGCCCCATTGGTTTTAACAACTATCTTAGACCCTAAGGAGGTTGATGGAGAAGTTCATAATATGGATGTGATGTGGAAGTATCCTTTAGAGTTTTATGAGAAAACCCTTGAAATGGTTTCTCCTAAGGAAATTAAAGATATTATGGAGATAGTTGAAGATAGGTTAGGGAAGCCAGAACAGTATGAGAATCTTGGCTACACCCATGAAACCTCTTCCATTGACCTTGGTCCTAAGGTTTGCTCCTACAAAACATTAAACACCATGTTAGATAAAACTACATCTCAGTTAAAGGTGGCTAAAAAAATAAGAGCTGTAGATGAGAGAGATGTGGCTGAGAAGGTTATACAGAGCCACTTCATCCCTGACTTGATAGGGAACTTAAGAGCCTTCTCAAGGCAGGCTGTTAGATGTAAATGTGGAGCTAAGTATAGAAGAATTCCACTAAAAGGGGTTTGTACAAAGTGTGGCTCCAACCTGATCTTAACAGTTTCAAAAGGAGCTGTTGAGAAGTACATGGATGTAGCTGAGAAGATGGCTGAGGAATATAATGTAAGTGAATATCTAAAACAAAGGTTAAAGTTAATAAGAGAGGGAATAAACTCTTTATTTGAAAATGATAAAAGTAAGCAGGTTAAGTTAAGTGACTTCTTTAAAGTTTAA
- the purD gene encoding phosphoribosylamine--glycine ligase — protein sequence MKVLLIGGGARESAIAHALKKSDIKLYTLMKNKNPGIARLSEEIRLAKETELNEIEDFAKKINPDLAIIGPEAPLEKGAVDLLESLGVPTVGPSKEAAKIETSKEFMRNLFKKYNIKGSLLWKSFDEYGEELESFIDELTEKGIKAVVKPVGLTGGKGVKVVGEQLKDNEEAKKYAKEIFESGLGGGKVLIEEKLEGVEFTLHGFVDKDNIKFTPFVQDHPHALEGDKGSITGGMGSYSCPNHKLPFLTEEDAKEAKEIMEETVKALKKEVDGYKGILYGQFMLTKDGPKIIEYNARFGDPEAMNILAILKSNFLDICEAIVNRRLDKVDVEFENKATVCKYVVPMGYPDKPVRGEEIYVDEEKIKKVGAILHYASVDERDGKLYMTGSRAVAVVGVSDTIEEAERIAEEATKFINGRVYHRSDIGKKELIRKRIEKMRKLRGLVI from the coding sequence GTGAAAGTATTACTCATAGGAGGAGGAGCAAGAGAGAGTGCTATAGCCCATGCTCTAAAAAAGAGTGATATCAAGCTATATACATTAATGAAAAATAAGAATCCTGGGATAGCAAGGTTATCAGAGGAGATAAGGTTAGCTAAGGAAACAGAGCTTAATGAAATAGAAGACTTTGCTAAAAAAATAAATCCTGACTTAGCCATTATTGGCCCAGAGGCTCCATTAGAAAAAGGGGCTGTTGATCTCTTAGAATCTTTAGGAGTTCCAACAGTTGGGCCAAGTAAAGAGGCTGCTAAGATAGAAACAAGTAAAGAATTTATGAGAAATCTGTTTAAAAAGTATAATATTAAGGGCTCTCTTCTATGGAAAAGTTTTGATGAGTATGGAGAGGAGTTAGAGAGCTTTATAGATGAGCTTACAGAGAAAGGAATTAAAGCTGTTGTTAAGCCAGTTGGACTAACTGGAGGGAAAGGGGTTAAGGTTGTTGGGGAACAATTAAAAGACAATGAAGAGGCTAAAAAGTATGCTAAGGAAATCTTTGAAAGTGGCTTAGGAGGAGGAAAGGTTTTAATAGAGGAGAAGTTGGAAGGGGTTGAATTTACATTACATGGCTTTGTTGATAAAGACAATATTAAGTTTACTCCATTTGTTCAAGATCACCCACATGCCTTAGAGGGAGATAAAGGAAGTATAACAGGAGGAATGGGCTCTTACTCATGCCCTAACCATAAGTTGCCTTTCTTAACTGAAGAGGATGCTAAAGAAGCTAAGGAAATTATGGAAGAGACAGTTAAAGCTTTAAAAAAAGAAGTTGATGGCTATAAAGGAATTTTGTATGGCCAATTTATGCTAACCAAGGATGGGCCTAAGATAATAGAGTATAATGCAAGATTTGGAGACCCTGAGGCTATGAACATCTTGGCCATCTTGAAGAGCAACTTCTTGGACATCTGTGAAGCTATTGTTAATAGAAGGTTAGATAAAGTTGATGTAGAGTTTGAGAACAAAGCTACTGTCTGTAAGTATGTTGTCCCTATGGGATATCCAGATAAGCCAGTAAGAGGAGAAGAGATCTATGTTGATGAGGAGAAGATAAAGAAAGTTGGAGCAATTCTTCACTATGCTTCAGTTGATGAGAGAGATGGAAAACTTTACATGACAGGCTCAAGAGCTGTAGCTGTTGTTGGGGTTTCTGATACTATAGAGGAAGCTGAAAGAATAGCTGAGGAAGCAACTAAATTTATAAATGGAAGAGTTTATCATAGAAGTGACATAGGAAAAAAAGAGCTTATAAGGAAGAGAATAGAGAAGATGAGAAAGTTAAGAGGTTTAGTCATTTAA